A window from Gallus gallus isolate bGalGal1 chromosome 5, bGalGal1.mat.broiler.GRCg7b, whole genome shotgun sequence encodes these proteins:
- the CCDC34 gene encoding coiled-coil domain-containing protein 34 — protein MRKAARPSLDSSEGEELLSPSSCSFPSSRRGFRGGEEEEEGPGSFSSTASQGAVSRNDDGSEITEANKQFPLKDNLSAWEEWFIGKEKELRARLQARAAQEMYIQLEKMKQKEEFERRKRTAEKKLREWMQKKREEERREREQKLSKEMAEKATRELEKMLLQEKAKVKYNEWLKKKRAEESEKKKKEKEKEKERQAELQEKKERAEKIFNEWLRNARNKPRPALNGYGFPHGKSTGHPDGNSYPAPAYCNPIPWKPVHVPPPKEENALTMKNSKRSVSCLSHKSSPTVIYKPKNNLCVRSSCRK, from the exons ATGAGGAAGGCTGCGCGGCCGTCCCTCGACAGCTCGGAGGGCGAAGAGCTGCTCAGCCCttccagctgctccttcccctcTTCCCGGCGCGGCTTCCGCGggggcgaggaggaggaggaggggccCGGTTCGTTCTCGAGTACGGCCTCCCAGGGGGCAGTGAGCAG GAATGATGATGGATCTGAAATAACAGAGGCAAACAAGCAATTCCCTTTGAAAGATAATCTTTCAGCATGGGAAGAATGGTTcattggaaaagagaaggaactaCGTGCCCGCTTACAAGCTAGAGCTGCACAG gaaatGTATATACAGCttgagaaaatgaagcaaaaggaagaatttgagagaaggaaaaggacagCTGAAAAGAAGCTCAGAGAAtggatgcaaaaaaaaagagaagag gaaaggagggaaagagaacaaaaattgAGCAAAGAAATGGCAGAGAAAGCCACAAGGGAACTagaaaaaatgctgttacaaGAGAAGGCCAAAGTGAAGTATAATGAATGGTTAAAGAAGAAGAGAGCTGAAGagtcagaaaagaagaagaaagagaag gaaaaagaaaaagaaagacaagctgagctgcaagagaagaaagagagagcagagaagaTCTTTAATGAATGGCTACGTAATGCTAGAAATAAACCACGCCCTGCATTAAATGGTTATGGCTTTCCACATGGGAAGTCTACAG GGCATCCTGATGGAAATTCATATCCAGCTCCAGCATATTGCAACCCCATTCCTTGGAAACCAGTCCACGTTCCTcctccaaaggaagaaaatgctctTACCATGAAGAACAGTAAGAGATCTGTATCTTGTCTGTCACATAAGTCTTCACCTACGGTAATATATAAACCCAAGAACAACCTTTGTGTACGATCCTCGTGTAGAAAGTAG